A single Pseudomonas sp. DC1.2 DNA region contains:
- a CDS encoding DUF1161 domain-containing protein has product MKRFALAVICSALATSAFAAPKDCEELKNEIEIKIQANAVPSYTLEIVTKEEADKHDIAMVVGSCDYGTKAIIYQKNDL; this is encoded by the coding sequence ATGAAACGTTTTGCCTTGGCCGTTATCTGTAGCGCGCTTGCAACATCGGCCTTTGCGGCGCCCAAAGACTGCGAAGAACTCAAGAACGAGATTGAGATCAAGATTCAAGCCAATGCCGTGCCGTCTTACACGCTGGAAATTGTTACGAAGGAAGAGGCCGACAAGCACGACATAGCGATGGTCGTCGGCAGCTGCGATTACGGTACGAAGGCCATCATCTATCAAAAAAATGATCTTTGA
- a CDS encoding DUF883 family protein encodes MANTSLRKASLQSMEAEIESLLKSLESLKDDASDESRKTLKALKSNAESALKHSRHLLADAYEEVKVKTRETGIATRDYAQEHPWTTAGVAVGALGLLAAYLMCKRGD; translated from the coding sequence ATGGCCAACACCTCTTTACGTAAAGCCTCATTGCAAAGCATGGAAGCCGAGATCGAGAGTCTGCTGAAATCTTTGGAAAGCCTGAAAGACGACGCCTCGGACGAGTCGCGTAAAACCCTCAAGGCGCTGAAAAGCAATGCCGAGAGTGCTTTGAAACATTCGCGTCATTTGCTTGCCGATGCGTATGAAGAGGTCAAGGTAAAAACCCGCGAAACCGGGATCGCTACCCGTGACTACGCTCAGGAACACCCTTGGACTACAGCCGGTGTAGCCGTTGGCGCGCTGGGCCTGCTAGCGGCGTACCTGATGTGCAAGCGCGGCGATTAA
- the prlC gene encoding oligopeptidase A, which translates to MSVNNPLLQSYDLPPFSAIRAEHVQPAIEQILADNRAAITEILKTQGTQPTWAGLVLAMDELNDRLGAAWSPVSHLNAVCNSAELREAYESCLPALSAYSTEMGQNRELFQAFEALANSPESAGFDVAQKTILEHEMRDFRLSGIDLPEAEQKRYADVQSKLSELGSRFSNQLLDATQAWSKHVTDEAVLDGLTDSAKAQMAAAAQAKSLDGWLITLEFPSYFAVMTYAQNRTLREEVYAAYCTRASDQGPNAGQNDNGPVMEEILDLRQELAKLLGFASFSELSLATKMAESSAHVLSFLRDLAKRSKPFATQDLQQLKAYAAEQGCPDLQSWDSGFYGEKLREQRYSVAQEALRAYFPIDKVLSGLFAIVQRLYGIEIAEQKGFDTWHPDVRLFEIKENGHHVGRFFFDLYARANKRGGAWMDGARDRRRTAEGALQSPVANLVCNFTPADSGKPALLTHDEVTTLFHEFGHGLHHLLTRVEHAGVSGINGVAWDAVELPSQFMENWCWEPEGLALISGHYQTGKPLPQDLLSKMLAAKNFQSGLMMVRQLEFSLFDFELHATHGDGRSVLQVLEGIRDEVSVMRPPAYNRFPNSFAHIFAGGYAAGYYSYKWAEVLSADAFSKFEEDGVLNAETGRAFREAILARGGSQEPMVLFVDFRGRAPSIDALLRHSGLSEDAAA; encoded by the coding sequence GTGAGCGTGAACAACCCTCTTTTGCAGTCCTATGACCTGCCACCGTTCTCGGCCATCCGTGCCGAGCACGTGCAACCGGCGATTGAACAGATCCTCGCCGACAACCGCGCCGCCATTACCGAGATCCTCAAGACCCAGGGCACACAACCGACCTGGGCTGGACTGGTGCTGGCCATGGACGAACTCAATGACCGCCTGGGCGCCGCCTGGAGCCCGGTTAGCCACCTGAATGCCGTGTGCAACAGCGCCGAATTGCGTGAAGCCTACGAGTCCTGCCTACCGGCGTTGAGCGCCTACTCCACCGAAATGGGCCAGAACCGCGAACTGTTCCAGGCGTTCGAAGCCCTGGCCAACAGCCCCGAATCTGCTGGGTTCGACGTGGCACAAAAAACCATCCTGGAACACGAAATGCGTGACTTCCGCCTGTCGGGTATCGACCTGCCGGAAGCCGAGCAAAAGCGTTACGCCGACGTGCAGAGCAAATTGTCCGAGCTGGGCAGCCGCTTCTCCAACCAGTTGCTCGACGCCACTCAGGCATGGAGCAAACATGTTACCGACGAAGCCGTCCTCGACGGTCTGACCGACTCGGCTAAGGCGCAAATGGCCGCCGCGGCACAGGCTAAAAGTCTGGACGGCTGGCTAATCACGCTCGAATTCCCAAGCTATTTTGCGGTAATGACCTACGCCCAGAACCGTACACTGCGCGAAGAAGTCTACGCAGCCTACTGCACCCGTGCGTCGGACCAAGGCCCGAATGCCGGCCAGAACGATAATGGTCCAGTGATGGAAGAAATCCTCGACCTGCGTCAGGAGCTTGCAAAGCTGTTGGGTTTCGCCAGCTTCTCAGAACTGAGTCTGGCCACCAAAATGGCTGAATCCAGTGCTCATGTGCTCAGTTTTCTACGCGATCTGGCCAAGCGCAGCAAGCCGTTCGCCACCCAGGACCTGCAACAGCTCAAAGCCTATGCCGCCGAGCAAGGCTGTCCGGACCTGCAAAGCTGGGACAGTGGTTTCTACGGGGAAAAACTCCGTGAGCAGCGCTACAGCGTCGCGCAGGAAGCACTGCGTGCCTACTTCCCGATCGACAAAGTGCTCAGCGGCCTGTTCGCCATCGTTCAGCGTCTGTACGGCATCGAGATCGCCGAACAAAAAGGCTTCGACACTTGGCACCCGGATGTTCGCCTGTTTGAAATCAAGGAAAACGGCCATCACGTCGGCCGCTTCTTCTTCGACCTCTATGCCCGCGCCAACAAGCGCGGCGGAGCCTGGATGGACGGCGCACGTGACCGTCGCCGTACTGCTGAGGGCGCGCTGCAAAGCCCGGTGGCCAATCTGGTGTGCAACTTCACCCCGGCCGACAGCGGCAAGCCTGCGCTGCTGACCCACGACGAAGTGACCACCCTGTTCCACGAGTTTGGTCATGGCCTGCATCACCTGCTGACCCGCGTCGAGCACGCCGGTGTGTCCGGCATCAACGGCGTGGCGTGGGATGCGGTCGAATTGCCAAGCCAGTTCATGGAAAACTGGTGCTGGGAGCCGGAAGGCCTGGCGCTGATTTCCGGTCACTATCAAACCGGCAAACCGTTGCCTCAGGACTTGTTGAGCAAAATGCTCGCGGCGAAGAACTTCCAGTCCGGCCTGATGATGGTGCGCCAACTGGAATTCTCACTGTTCGACTTTGAACTGCACGCCACCCACGGTGACGGTCGCAGCGTCCTGCAAGTGCTCGAAGGTATCCGCGATGAGGTGTCGGTCATGCGTCCGCCGGCCTACAACCGCTTCCCGAACAGCTTCGCGCACATCTTCGCCGGCGGTTACGCCGCGGGTTACTACAGCTACAAATGGGCTGAAGTGCTGTCGGCCGATGCGTTCTCCAAGTTTGAAGAAGACGGCGTGCTTAACGCCGAGACCGGGCGCGCCTTTCGCGAAGCGATCCTGGCGAGGGGCGGTTCTCAGGAGCCAATGGTGCTGTTCGTCGACTTCCGTGGCCGTGCCCCATCGATTGACGCACTCTTGCGCCACAGCGGCCTGAGTGAGGACGCGGCAGCATGA
- a CDS encoding DUF1161 domain-containing protein gives MKKFILAVGLLSIAGTALAAGKPCEELKSEIAAKIDARGTKHYSLEVVDKGAAADAKVIGTCDAGKKEIVYKRG, from the coding sequence ATGAAGAAGTTTATTTTGGCAGTGGGCTTGTTGAGCATCGCGGGGACTGCCTTGGCTGCCGGCAAACCGTGCGAAGAGCTGAAAAGCGAAATTGCAGCGAAGATCGATGCCAGAGGGACGAAGCACTATTCGCTGGAAGTGGTCGACAAAGGTGCCGCCGCTGACGCGAAAGTCATTGGCACCTGCGACGCGGGCAAGAAGGAAATCGTCTACAAACGCGGCTGA
- a CDS encoding OsmC family protein, whose amino-acid sequence MAITKKASAHWEGDLKTGIGSISTETGVLREAPYGFKARFEGGKGTNPEELIGAAHAGCFSMAFSMILGDAGLKADSIDTHAEVTLDQVDGGFAITAVKLTLKAKIPGATQAQFEELSNKAKEGCPVSKVLNAKISLEATLLS is encoded by the coding sequence ATGGCTATTACCAAGAAAGCATCGGCGCACTGGGAAGGTGACCTGAAAACCGGTATTGGTTCGATTTCCACCGAAACCGGAGTCCTCAGAGAAGCACCCTACGGCTTCAAGGCTCGTTTCGAAGGTGGCAAAGGCACCAATCCGGAAGAGCTGATTGGCGCAGCCCACGCGGGCTGTTTCTCGATGGCGTTTTCCATGATTCTCGGTGATGCGGGCCTAAAGGCTGACAGCATCGATACTCACGCCGAGGTCACCCTGGACCAGGTTGACGGTGGTTTTGCGATCACCGCCGTGAAATTGACTCTTAAAGCGAAAATCCCTGGGGCCACTCAGGCGCAATTCGAGGAACTGAGCAACAAGGCCAAAGAAGGCTGCCCAGTTTCCAAGGTGCTAAATGCAAAAATCAGCCTGGAAGCAACATTGCTCAGCTAA
- a CDS encoding dodecin: MTDHHTYKKVELVGSSTTSIEDAINNALAEASKSIKHLEWFEVTETRGHIKDGKAAHFQVTLKVGFRIASS, from the coding sequence ATGACTGATCATCACACCTACAAAAAAGTTGAACTGGTCGGCTCGTCCACCACCAGCATCGAAGACGCCATCAACAATGCCTTGGCCGAGGCCAGCAAAAGTATCAAACACCTGGAATGGTTCGAAGTAACGGAAACCCGCGGGCACATCAAGGACGGCAAGGCTGCACACTTTCAGGTGACCCTTAAAGTCGGATTCAGAATTGCCAGCAGCTGA
- a CDS encoding M3 family metallopeptidase: MPGNSNPFLQPWDLPPFSQVRAEHLVPAIAKIIADNRQAITDIIASQSLFPTWDDLVLAVDETDARLAEAMSVIEILDGVSHEDSAWNQASSACITAVTQYNADKMSNQVLYGLYQSLARSPIAANFDQTRQAVLSKVLREFRLSGIELAVEQQQTLARLNLDITRLESIFMTQLENANTDGSKHIDDGARLDGLSPASKDRLSLNAKQAGHGGWLLPLDQYTSFQVLTHAKDRKLREEYFVAHTTRASDKGPRAGKFDNGPILDLLLAERHRKALLLGYENYAQLTLQNRMADSTEQVVGFLKRQIQLAVADLERDAQAVKALATELKIDKVQPWDQAFLAEQLRQQRLGDLQSLRAYFPLDGTLNRLCLFSERLFAIRIVEQTVFSRWHDRVRLFEVSEHDQVIGHIYLDPYHRPQDSDFAWTATLRNRRMDAEGQVKLPIAVLNANLTPDVDDQPYLLTHQDLRMLFHEFGHCLHHVLTRSPHHTLSGISELGRDSAEFSGQFFELFCRSPEVLLWLAAHYQTGERLTEAHVDAALYAIQASTGWQHAVLLLEALFDFELHRCQGDGRSIQNVFEDVQQQIPSLNFPSYCRLANSFDYIVTGYQASVYAYKWSGVLAIEVFKKFKQHGVFNALTGRAFREIVLGPGDSRSLISSLEMFLERALKDDLFPAQAV, encoded by the coding sequence ATGCCTGGGAACTCCAATCCGTTTTTGCAACCGTGGGACCTCCCGCCCTTTTCGCAGGTGCGCGCCGAACATCTCGTACCGGCCATCGCAAAAATCATCGCGGACAATCGTCAAGCTATTACCGACATCATCGCTAGCCAATCGCTGTTCCCGACCTGGGACGATCTGGTGTTGGCGGTCGATGAAACCGACGCACGTCTGGCTGAAGCCATGAGCGTCATCGAAATTCTCGACGGGGTATCACACGAAGATAGCGCGTGGAACCAGGCCAGCTCAGCCTGCATCACTGCCGTAACGCAGTACAACGCAGACAAAATGAGCAATCAGGTCCTTTACGGTCTCTACCAATCTCTCGCGCGAAGCCCGATTGCCGCGAATTTCGATCAGACGCGCCAAGCAGTGTTGAGCAAGGTGTTACGTGAGTTTCGCTTGTCGGGGATCGAGTTGGCCGTCGAGCAGCAGCAGACCCTTGCTCGTTTGAATCTCGACATCACCCGGCTCGAAAGCATCTTTATGACGCAACTGGAAAACGCCAACACCGACGGCAGCAAACACATTGACGATGGCGCTCGCCTCGACGGTTTATCCCCGGCGTCGAAGGACCGCCTGTCGCTCAACGCAAAGCAGGCGGGGCACGGCGGGTGGCTGTTGCCGTTGGACCAGTACACCAGCTTTCAAGTCCTGACCCATGCCAAGGACCGCAAACTGCGTGAGGAGTATTTTGTGGCTCACACCACCCGAGCCTCCGATAAAGGACCTCGCGCCGGCAAATTCGACAACGGTCCAATACTTGACTTGCTGTTGGCCGAACGTCACCGCAAAGCCCTGTTACTGGGGTATGAGAATTACGCTCAACTTACCCTGCAAAACCGGATGGCGGACTCCACCGAACAGGTTGTCGGGTTTTTAAAGCGACAAATCCAGTTGGCCGTAGCCGACTTGGAGCGGGATGCTCAGGCAGTCAAGGCGCTCGCGACAGAACTGAAAATTGACAAGGTACAGCCTTGGGACCAAGCGTTTCTCGCTGAGCAGCTACGCCAGCAGCGCCTCGGGGATCTACAAAGCCTGCGGGCCTATTTCCCCCTCGATGGAACCTTGAATCGACTGTGTCTCTTCAGTGAGCGCCTGTTCGCCATCCGGATCGTCGAGCAAACAGTTTTCAGTCGCTGGCATGATCGCGTGCGCCTGTTTGAAGTCAGCGAGCATGATCAGGTCATCGGGCATATCTACCTTGACCCTTACCATCGCCCACAAGACTCTGATTTTGCCTGGACGGCCACCCTTCGCAATCGACGAATGGACGCGGAGGGGCAGGTAAAACTGCCGATTGCTGTACTTAATGCCAACCTGACCCCAGACGTTGACGATCAACCTTACTTGTTGACGCATCAAGACCTGCGGATGCTATTCCATGAATTCGGGCACTGCCTGCATCACGTTCTGACACGCTCGCCACACCACACCCTTTCGGGTATCAGCGAACTTGGTCGAGATTCGGCCGAGTTTTCCGGTCAATTTTTTGAGCTTTTTTGTCGATCTCCCGAAGTTCTGCTGTGGCTGGCCGCTCACTATCAAACCGGCGAGCGCCTGACCGAAGCGCATGTCGATGCAGCGCTGTACGCCATTCAAGCAAGCACTGGTTGGCAACACGCAGTTCTGTTACTGGAAGCTTTGTTTGATTTCGAACTGCACCGATGCCAAGGCGATGGCCGTAGCATTCAGAACGTATTCGAAGACGTGCAACAGCAGATTCCTTCTCTCAACTTCCCGTCTTACTGCCGCCTGGCAAACAGCTTTGACTACATCGTGACCGGCTATCAGGCTTCGGTTTACGCCTATAAATGGTCAGGCGTCCTCGCCATCGAGGTGTTCAAAAAGTTTAAGCAACACGGCGTGTTCAATGCACTGACAGGCCGGGCTTTTCGCGAAATCGTTCTCGGACCGGGAGATTCACGTTCACTGATTTCATCGCTGGAGATGTTTCTCGAGCGCGCCTTGAAAGATGATCTTTTCCCGGCACAGGCCGTTTAG
- a CDS encoding LLM class flavin-dependent oxidoreductase — translation MKRLSDIKFSTLDLVPVRENGSATQSLHNSLDLAQHVEKFGYNRFWVAEHHNMDGIASSATSVLLGYLAGGTSTLRVGSGGVMLPNHAPLVIAEQFGTLECLYPGRIDLGLGRAPGSDQQTARALRRERSGSADDFPEDVAELVRYLGPRTPDQRVIAMPGTGTQVPIWLLGSSLFSAQLAGERGLPYAFASHFAPRFMHEAIRVYRNHFKPSAVLDKPYVMLGVPLVAADTDEQADYLATTVYQRILALMRGQSLVQRPPVKTMDGLWLPHEKEAVGDFLGLAMVGSPQKIRAKLEVLIEQTQADELIFTCDLYEHADRIRSYELLAQVMKG, via the coding sequence ATGAAACGACTGTCCGACATCAAATTCTCGACCCTTGATCTGGTGCCCGTGCGGGAGAACGGCAGCGCGACCCAGTCGCTGCACAATTCACTGGACCTGGCGCAGCATGTCGAAAAATTCGGCTACAACCGTTTCTGGGTGGCTGAACATCACAACATGGACGGCATCGCCAGTTCGGCGACCTCGGTTTTGCTCGGCTACTTGGCCGGCGGCACTTCAACCCTGCGAGTGGGGTCTGGCGGTGTGATGCTCCCCAACCATGCACCGCTGGTGATCGCTGAGCAGTTTGGCACCCTCGAGTGCCTGTACCCGGGCCGGATCGACCTCGGTCTGGGGCGCGCGCCGGGCTCTGATCAACAGACTGCTCGCGCCTTGCGCCGTGAACGCTCAGGCAGCGCCGATGATTTCCCGGAAGACGTCGCAGAGTTGGTTCGCTACCTCGGCCCACGCACGCCGGACCAGCGGGTCATTGCCATGCCGGGGACCGGAACCCAAGTTCCAATCTGGCTGTTGGGATCGAGTCTGTTCAGTGCGCAACTGGCCGGTGAACGCGGTTTGCCCTACGCCTTCGCGTCGCATTTCGCACCGCGTTTCATGCATGAGGCGATTCGTGTTTACCGCAATCACTTCAAGCCTTCAGCGGTGCTGGATAAACCCTATGTGATGCTCGGCGTGCCGCTGGTGGCCGCTGATACCGATGAACAGGCCGACTATCTGGCGACGACGGTCTATCAGCGCATTCTCGCTCTGATGCGCGGCCAGAGCTTGGTGCAGCGCCCGCCAGTGAAAACCATGGACGGCTTGTGGCTGCCCCATGAGAAAGAGGCGGTCGGTGATTTCCTGGGGCTGGCCATGGTTGGCAGCCCGCAGAAAATACGCGCCAAACTGGAGGTGTTGATTGAGCAGACTCAAGCCGATGAGCTGATTTTTACCTGCGACCTCTACGAGCACGCTGATCGTATTCGCTCCTATGAGTTACTTGCGCAGGTCATGAAAGGCTGA
- a CDS encoding gamma carbonic anhydrase family protein: MTLRTYQNHTPLLGKGAFVDGSAVVIGDVKIGEDSSVWPLTVIRGDMHHIRIGARTSVQDGCVLHITHAGPFNPDGFPLLIGDDVTIAHKVMLHGCRVGNRILIGMGSIVMDGAVVEDEVIIGAGSLVPPGKRLDSGFLYVGSPVKQIRALTDKEKAFFTYSAANYVKLKALHLAEGYDQL; this comes from the coding sequence GTGACCCTACGCACGTATCAGAACCACACACCGCTACTGGGCAAAGGCGCTTTTGTCGACGGCTCGGCAGTAGTGATCGGCGACGTTAAAATCGGCGAAGACAGCTCTGTCTGGCCGCTGACGGTGATTCGTGGCGACATGCACCACATCCGTATCGGTGCGCGCACCAGCGTTCAGGATGGCTGCGTTCTGCACATTACTCATGCCGGGCCGTTCAATCCTGATGGCTTCCCGCTGCTGATTGGCGATGACGTGACCATCGCGCACAAAGTCATGCTTCACGGTTGCCGCGTGGGCAATCGTATTTTGATCGGCATGGGCAGCATCGTCATGGACGGCGCAGTGGTCGAAGACGAGGTGATCATTGGCGCTGGCAGCCTGGTGCCGCCGGGCAAGCGCCTGGACAGCGGCTTTCTGTATGTGGGCAGCCCGGTGAAGCAGATCCGGGCGCTGACTGACAAGGAAAAAGCCTTCTTCACCTACAGTGCGGCGAATTACGTGAAGCTAAAGGCCCTGCATTTGGCTGAAGGCTACGACCAACTCTGA
- a CDS encoding aminopeptidase, whose amino-acid sequence MLRPLPSLRLLDRVLRVLFPSLLFLLLNGCSSVSYYGQLANGQFQLLRAREPVSRIIDDPARDQTLRAHLAQSQKARLFASQHLHLPDNQSYRLYADIGRPYVVWNVFTTPEFSLTPQNHCFPIAGCVAYRGYYNQSAARGEAALQHLKGMDVSIGGVEAYSTLGWFNDPILSSMMSWGDERLATLIFHELAHQRFYVKDDTQFNESYATFVEQEGTRQWRAYRGLAPDNDAQVQRRDQFIQLVLDTRARLEQLYAKPFSPEEMRQRKAAEFERLRSDYRTMRDSQWAGDKRFDAWVNAPLNNARLLPFGLYDQWVPAFSALFKQVDGDWVKFYAAVEKLGGLPVAERKAALTSLAR is encoded by the coding sequence TTGCTCAGGCCACTTCCAAGCCTTCGGTTACTTGATCGCGTTTTGCGGGTTTTGTTTCCAAGTCTGTTGTTTTTGTTGCTCAACGGTTGTTCCAGCGTCAGCTACTACGGCCAATTGGCCAACGGGCAATTCCAATTGCTGCGGGCGCGCGAGCCGGTGTCCAGGATCATTGACGATCCGGCCCGCGATCAAACCCTGCGCGCGCACCTCGCCCAATCGCAGAAGGCCCGGCTGTTCGCCAGTCAGCACCTGCATTTGCCTGACAACCAGAGTTATCGCCTGTACGCCGATATTGGCCGGCCCTATGTCGTCTGGAACGTCTTCACGACCCCTGAGTTTTCCCTGACGCCACAGAACCACTGCTTCCCCATCGCCGGATGCGTGGCCTATCGCGGTTACTACAACCAGAGTGCGGCGCGAGGCGAGGCAGCCTTGCAGCATCTCAAAGGCATGGATGTGTCGATTGGCGGGGTTGAGGCGTATTCGACTCTGGGCTGGTTCAACGATCCGATCCTCAGCTCGATGATGAGTTGGGGTGACGAAAGGCTGGCCACATTGATTTTCCATGAGCTGGCTCATCAACGCTTTTATGTGAAAGACGACACGCAGTTCAACGAGTCTTACGCCACTTTTGTCGAGCAGGAAGGCACTCGCCAATGGCGCGCATACCGAGGTCTCGCGCCGGATAACGATGCCCAGGTACAACGGCGCGACCAGTTTATTCAGTTGGTGCTGGACACCCGTGCTCGACTTGAACAGCTGTACGCCAAGCCTTTTTCCCCTGAGGAAATGCGTCAACGTAAAGCCGCAGAATTCGAACGGCTCCGCAGCGACTATAGGACGATGCGTGACAGCCAATGGGCCGGGGATAAGCGCTTTGATGCCTGGGTCAATGCACCGTTGAACAATGCCCGTCTGCTGCCGTTTGGTTTGTACGATCAGTGGGTGCCAGCGTTTTCGGCACTGTTCAAGCAAGTAGACGGGGACTGGGTGAAGTTTTATGCGGCAGTGGAAAAGCTTGGCGGCTTACCGGTTGCGGAGCGTAAGGCGGCCTTAACGTCGTTGGCGCGATGA
- a CDS encoding LysR family transcriptional regulator translates to MSHDLPPLNALRAFEATARLNSVSQAAEQLHVTHGAVSRQLKVLEEHLGVSLFIKEGRGLKLTDAGIRLRDASGEAFERLRNVCAELTQSTADAPFVLGCSGSLLARWFIPRLGRLNADLPDLRLHLSAAEGDLDPRRPGLDALLMFAEPPWPADMQVYELTSERIGPVMSPRFAGYERLKDAPATCLLSEPLLHTTSRPQAWPSWAQQSGLDAKTLKYGQGFEHLYYLLEAAVAGLGVAIAPEPLVVEDLKAGRLVAPWGFCETPAQLALWLPKRAADGRARQLAQWLKNELRQAD, encoded by the coding sequence ATGAGCCATGATCTCCCCCCGTTGAACGCTCTACGCGCTTTCGAAGCCACGGCTCGACTCAACAGCGTCAGTCAGGCCGCCGAACAGCTACACGTGACTCACGGCGCAGTTAGCCGGCAACTGAAAGTGCTTGAAGAGCACCTTGGCGTGAGCCTGTTCATCAAAGAAGGACGCGGCCTTAAACTCACAGATGCCGGGATTCGCTTGCGTGACGCAAGCGGCGAGGCGTTCGAGCGCTTGCGCAACGTCTGCGCCGAGTTGACTCAAAGCACAGCCGATGCGCCCTTCGTGCTCGGCTGCTCCGGTAGCTTACTGGCACGCTGGTTTATTCCGCGCTTGGGGCGACTGAACGCGGATTTGCCAGACTTGCGGTTGCACCTCTCGGCCGCAGAGGGCGATCTTGATCCACGACGGCCGGGCCTGGATGCCTTGCTAATGTTTGCCGAACCACCATGGCCGGCGGATATGCAGGTTTACGAACTGACCAGCGAGCGTATTGGCCCGGTCATGAGTCCGCGCTTCGCAGGTTACGAAAGGCTGAAAGATGCGCCGGCCACCTGTCTTCTGAGCGAGCCATTGCTGCATACAACGTCCCGCCCACAAGCCTGGCCGAGTTGGGCACAGCAGAGCGGTCTCGACGCCAAGACGTTGAAGTACGGCCAAGGTTTCGAGCATTTATATTATTTGCTGGAGGCAGCCGTGGCGGGGCTGGGTGTCGCAATTGCACCTGAACCACTGGTGGTCGAGGACTTGAAGGCGGGACGCCTGGTTGCGCCATGGGGCTTCTGCGAAACCCCGGCGCAACTGGCGCTGTGGCTACCCAAACGCGCCGCTGACGGGCGGGCCAGGCAATTGGCGCAGTGGCTCAAAAACGAGCTGCGCCAAGCGGATTAA
- a CDS encoding YheV family putative zinc ribbon protein, whose product MSEGPVITKRRFIAGAVCPACSEPDKLMMWNEDEVPHRECVACGYSDTLNEQGLSVPKELGTRVNTSALKVPDAKVQAVQFFPNPKLKKKPDQPH is encoded by the coding sequence ATGAGCGAGGGACCTGTGATTACCAAAAGACGCTTCATTGCCGGGGCGGTCTGCCCGGCGTGCAGTGAGCCGGACAAGCTGATGATGTGGAACGAAGACGAGGTGCCGCACCGCGAGTGCGTCGCCTGCGGTTATTCCGACACCCTCAATGAACAAGGCCTGTCAGTGCCCAAGGAGTTGGGCACACGGGTCAATACATCGGCACTTAAGGTGCCGGACGCCAAGGTTCAGGCCGTGCAGTTTTTCCCGAACCCTAAGCTGAAAAAAAAACCTGACCAGCCACACTGA
- a CDS encoding HAD family hydrolase, producing the protein MHYQTVLFDLDGTLTDPREGITRSIQFALSKLGIDEPDLTKLEHFIGPPLLQAFMQFYDFDEAKAWEAVNFYRERFKVTGLYENRVFDGVTPLLETLGSQGRQLYIATSKPWVFAWEIARHFDFAKHFKVIYGSELDGTRTNKVELIAYLMDEEGLDPANTLMIGDRKHDLIGARSNGLDAVAVGYGFGSREELSAEAPAYHFETLEEMHQAFLRG; encoded by the coding sequence ATGCATTACCAAACCGTTCTGTTCGACCTTGATGGCACCCTTACCGACCCGCGTGAGGGCATCACCCGTTCGATCCAGTTTGCCTTGAGCAAATTGGGTATCGACGAGCCTGACCTGACCAAACTCGAACACTTCATCGGCCCGCCGTTGTTGCAGGCGTTTATGCAGTTTTACGACTTTGACGAGGCCAAGGCCTGGGAAGCGGTGAACTTCTACCGCGAGCGTTTCAAGGTCACCGGCCTCTACGAGAACCGAGTGTTCGACGGCGTCACCCCGCTGCTTGAAACCCTTGGCAGCCAAGGGCGACAACTCTATATCGCCACCTCAAAACCTTGGGTTTTCGCTTGGGAGATCGCGCGCCACTTTGACTTCGCCAAGCATTTCAAGGTGATTTACGGCAGTGAGCTGGACGGGACGCGGACCAACAAGGTCGAGTTGATTGCCTACTTGATGGACGAAGAGGGGCTGGACCCGGCCAACACGCTGATGATCGGTGACCGTAAGCACGACCTCATCGGTGCTCGAAGCAATGGGCTGGATGCGGTGGCGGTGGGTTACGGCTTTGGAAGCCGCGAGGAGCTGAGTGCCGAAGCACCGGCTTATCACTTTGAAACCCTGGAGGAGATGCATCAGGCGTTTTTGCGGGGTTAA